A stretch of the Lolium perenne isolate Kyuss_39 chromosome 3, Kyuss_2.0, whole genome shotgun sequence genome encodes the following:
- the LOC127341686 gene encoding acyl transferase 7-like: MAAAKSVERLAQRLVTPAELTPAGPLRLSWLDRYPTQMALIESLHVFKPSPDRDAAGAGPASTIQRALAQALVQYYPLAGRLGFTDDGGLLQVDCGGDCSGVWFTEAAAACGLEDVEYLEHPMMIAKDELLPPTPAEEKDERRLVLLVQVTTFACGGFVVGFRFSHAVADGPGAAQFMAAVGGFARGNRAASTVVEPQWGREAIPNPATAVIGSLPSPEGAKSLEYLAMDISAEYISHYKAQYNDASHGGSWCSAFEVLVAKAWQSRTRAAGFDPDSDVHLCFAMNARPLLHASLPRAGAGFYGNCYYIMRVSAPAGKVAGSSIPDVVKIIKDGKRRMPAEFTRWATGEAGANGGVDPYQITADYRTLLVSDWSRLGFAEVDYGWGPPAHVVPLTNLDYIATCILVKPWAHKPGARLITQCVTPDRVAAFHQGMLDMN; this comes from the coding sequence ATGGCGGCCGCCAAGTCCGTCGAGCGACTGGCACAGCGCCTGGTGACACCGGCAGAGCTCACGCCGGCCGGCCCGCTCCGACTGTCCTGGCTCGACCGGTACCCAACCCAGATGGCGCTCATCGAGTCGCTGCACGTATTCAAGCCGTCCCCTGACCGGGATGCTGCCGGTGCCGGTCCGGCGAGCACTATCCAGCGGGCGCTGGCGCAGGCCCTGGTCCAGTACTACCCTCTCGCCGGCCGCCTAGGGTTCACGGACGATGGCGGCTTGCTGCAGGTGGACTGCGGCGGCGACTGCAGCGGCGTCTGGTTCACcgaggccgccgccgcctgcgggctcGAGGACGTGGAGTACCTGGAGCATCCGATGATGATCGCCAAGGACGAGCTGCTCCCGCCTACGCCCGCCGAAGAGAAGGACGAGCGCAGGCTCGTCCTGCTCGTCCAGGTCACCACCTTCGCCTGCGGCGGCTTCGTCGTTGGCTTCCGCTTCAGCCACGCCGTCGCCGACGGCCCCGGCGCCGCGCAGTTCATGGCCGCCGTCGGAGGATTCGCCCGCGGGAACCGTGCCGCCAGCACAGTAGTGGAGCCGCAGTGGGGCCGCGAGGCCATCCCGAACCCGGCCACCGCCGTCATCGGCAGCCTGCCGAGTCCCGAGGGCGCCAAGAGCCTAGAGTACCTCGCCATGGACATCTCCGCGGAATACATCAGCCACTACAAGGCCCAGTACAACGACGCGTCACACGGGGGCTCCTGGTGCTCGGCGTTCGAGGTGCTGGTCGCCAAGGCGTGGCAGAGCCGCACGCGCGCTGCGGGCTTCGACCCAGACTCCGACGTCCACCTCTGCTTCGCCATGAACGCCCGCCCGCTCCTGCACGCTTCGCTCCCGCGCGCCGGCGCCGGGTTCTACGGGAACTGCTACTACATCATGCGCGTCTCGGCGCCCGCCGGCAAGGTGGCCGGCTCGTCGATCCCGGACGTGGTGAAGATCATCAAGGACGGCAAGAGGCGCATGCCGGCGGAGTTCACGCGGTGGGCGACAGGTGAGGCCGGCGCTAATGGTGGCGTGGACCCCTACCAGATCACGGCGGACTACCGGACGCTGCTAGTGTCGGACTGGTCGCGGCTCGGGTTCGCCGAGGTCGACTACGGCTGGGGGCCGCCGGCACACGTCGTGCCGCTGACGAACCTCGACTACATTGCCACGTGCATACTCGTCAAGCCGTGGGCACACAAGCCAGGGGCACGGCTGATCACCCAGTGTGTGACGCCCGACCGCGTCGCGGCCTTCCACCAGGGAATGCTCGACATGAACTAA